CCGACTGGGCCTCCCCTTTGGTTCCAGTGAATAAATCTGACGGTACGCTTAGGATTTGCGCGGACTATAAATTGACCCTGAACCCTGCGCTTTTGGTCGATCGTTTCCCGTTGCCAAGGATAGAGGATATTCTAGTAGGTTTAAATGGGGCACAATACTTCAGTAAAATTGATTTATCCCAGGCATATAATCAGGTTGAGCTGGATGATTCAGCCAAATTCACGGTCATCAACACACATAggggtttatttaaatataaaagattGGTATACGGGTTGTCTTCAAGCCCAGGAATATTCCAACGCTTAATGTATAACTTACTAGGCGGAATACCCAATGTTTACACATTTTTAGATGACGTCATAATATGTGGACGGACGAAAGAAGAACATTTACAAGCTTTAGAGTCGGTATTTCTAAAACTTAAAGAGAATgggttaaaaattaaattaagtaagtgtGTTTTCCTAGCAAAAGAAGTTTCTTATTTAGGTTATATCGTCTCAAGGGAAGGTATCAAGGCAGACCCGGCTAAAGTGGAGGCGATACAAGGAATACAAAAACCACAAAATGTTTCCGAGTTACGATCGTTTCTTGGGCTAGTAAACTTTTTCTCAAAATTTGTTAAAAACTTTAGTTCACGTTTAGTGCCATTGTATAAACTCTTAAGGAAGGAGATAGAATGGAAATGGACGCATGAGTGTGAGAATTCGTTTAGTGAGATAAAAAAGGTATTACAGAGCGCGGAAGTATTGGCTCATTATGACCCTAGTAAACAATTGTTGTTGACTTGCGACGCGAGCGCGCGCGGGGTGGGGGGCGTGCTGAGCCAGCCGGGGCCGCGCGGCGAGAGGCCGATCGCTTATGTTTCTCGGAATTTAACGGAAGCAGAACGTAATTATTCACAAATCCACCGGGAGGCGCTAGCTATAGTATTTTGTGTAAAAAAGTTCCATCAATACCTGTACGGCCGCAGGTTCACGTTACGTACAGATCATAAGCCTTTAGTATCTATTTTTGGACCTAACAAAGGTACACCTACAATGCGTCTGGGCGCAGAATGTCCTATTCTCAAAATGTCCTTTCTCAGAATGTCCTATTCTCAAAATGTCCTTTCTTAGAATGTCCTTTCTCAAAATGTCCTTTTCTCCAAATGTCCTTTTCTCGAAATGTCCTTTTCTCGAAATGTCCTTTTCTCGAAATGTTCTTTTCTCGAAATGTCCCTTTCTCGAAATGTCCTTTTCTCAGAATGTCCTTTTCTCAAAATGATATTTACAAGGAAATatcaggaaataaaaaaaaaacaaataattgtaaTCAGTCAGCTTctttattttcaaacaaaataatcattaaGTAATTCTTATAGTAATTGTTCAATATAAATCATTTGCTTataaaaatcaacaaaaaattaaacaattgtttaaaaaaaacatattatataattactaATTCTAGACACcttcacattattattttaacagagaaacgcgtatttttttttataactgtgGCACTGTTAAATCGTTTTTTGTAATAATCAACTAATTAGtaggtttttaaaaaaaatcaaatatttttttacaacaaaatCAAATGATATaggtttacataattatttaaacagaGAAAggcgtaagtatataatttttttttataaactgagGTAGTGTTAAATCGTTTTTTGTTAATAGGCCCAAATATTTGTTATAATGTCTATCGAAAACGATATCTCGAATACGTCTCTTGCTCATCATAGTGTTTGTAAACAGAGATTGGTTCATGCGTGTATCCCAATACGTGgcctctttttttaatttatataggAAAAAATACAAGTTTGGCTTTTTTGGGATACGACGGTTTAGTCTTTGGTGCCAACCTTCGAGGGCATTGGTTGTACGATGTCGCTCCCCTGCGCAACTCAATATTGTTGATGGTATATGTGGATACCACTGTCTCTCAAAGTAACGCCGAAACAGTCGCATTTCTTGGTTATCTGGCGATGTTTCCAGTATATAATGCCACGCTGCAGGTATAAGATTGGCTGGTACCAAAGGGATCATTGAACACATTCGCGTCACGTTGCGTCCCTCTCTAGaggtatttaattttacttttttagattTTCTCCAGATAGCATCATTAAAATGGTGATAGCAACCTGTGATTGAAGCGTTCGGGAAAACTGTTGACACTGCATTGAACTGAGCCGTTTCATAATCACATTTCAATGATCTCATTTTTACTCCTAATTTTTCTTTTACTAAGGTAAATAGCCGCACGTATGTCTCCTCATTTTTGTTTGGTAATAGTGCATAAATGACCGGCACTATGTTCGTAGATTCCTCAGTAGAACCTAAATCAATATGAATTACGTACACTTGGTAAAAAGGTTTTGGAGTACATTTAAATGTGCCGTCAGCAAAATACGCGCCACAATTGTTGATGGTCCGCCTTGCCGTTTttgtggaaaaaataaatattttatctgtcTCACCATCTTCACACACTAAAAATCTTTTTGCCAAAACTTCTGGTATTTCAATGCATTCTGTGCTATTATGACTTAAAAAATCTGTATTTAACCATTGTTTGCGAGCTCGATATAAAGAATCCTTCATAGATCTAAATGAGGGTATCAAATCTGCGTcatgaggatatttttttcttaattttctaAAGGCTTTTTCGTAAATATTTTGAATCGGTCCTAAATTCCTACATACCTCTTGTTTCAAATCTGAAATAATGTTCTTAACTGCGAGCACAACAGGGCTTCTTTCACAAGTGTGAGGAGATTCTctcaaaatgttttcttttgcccGATCTACAGTGACCGACCCAGTACAAACTGTTCTGTTTACACATCTCCACAAACTACTCCCTTTCTGGTTATCCGTTTTTTTCGTTAATCTATACCCATTACGGATCAAAGTGGGTTTGCctttttgattaattttgaaCTCAAAGTCTTGACTCATagttaaaactaaaaaagaaatgCAACAATTACTCTTCTTTTGACTTTCTGATGACTTTCTTTCAAAACTACCCACTTTATAATAAGAATCGGTGCGTTTAGTTTTCGCTAACGAACTGACAAGATACTTGTATTTAtgcatataatttattgcatttactagcttttgcccgcgacttcgtccgcgtggcgtgttatataagagagagatctttgtgtgtgtgggagtgcatatcaaatttcaagcatctaacttatgcagtttagattttttcatacaatttttttcccaataactcccatttttcaaaatacagccaaaaataaactttatatttactaaggtatgcatgcatgctagattgaatcaattgattgaattgattttttttttaattgattgttcattgagttttaattttaatacacacttcctctcttcccttcaacgttgctgtgccctacagggtccatgttttagttcctatgcctatgtaacaccccattgtactacatggaatgcaataaataatttaattgaattgaattgaaaacatctatcttacgcggtttcgattttttcatacaaatgtttttttcccgctaactcccgtttccgtgggaattttgcaatatcctgttgcaactaaggtttaagttaactaaggtacctgcatgccaaatttcaagcgtctaacttaagcggtttagatttttcatacaaaaggattttcccgctaatttccgttcccgtgggaattccgggaattcctttcttagtgcacctctacggtacctaagctatgtcccttccaaatttcaaatgcctacatttagccgttcaggctatgcgttgatatgtcagtcactgagtcagtcagtttctccttttatttagatttgattttttcatacaaatgttttttcccgctaactaccgttcccgtgggaattttgtaatatcctgttgcaactaagctttaagtttactaaagtacctgcatgccaaatttcaaacgtctaacttgagtggtttagatttttcatacaaaaggattttcccgttaattcccgttcccgtgggaatttcgggaattcctttcttagtgcacctccacggtacctaaggtacctgcgtgccaaattttaaacatcttacttgaatggtttagatttttcatacaaaaggattttcccgttaattcccgttcccgtgggaatttcgggaattcctttcttagtgcacctccacggtacctaaggtacctgcatgacaaatttcaaacgtctaacttgaatggtttagatttttcatacaaaaggattttcccgctaattcccgttctcgtgagaatttcgggaattcctttcttagtgcacctccacggtacctaaggtatctgcatgctaaatttcaaatgtctaacttgagtggtttagatttttcatacaaaaggtatttcccgctaattcccgttcccgtgagaattttgggaattcctttcttagtgcacctctacggtacctatggtacctgcatgccaaatttcaaacgtctaacttgagtggtttagatttttcatacaaaaggattttcccgttcccgtgggaatttcgggaattcctttcttagtacacctctacggtatctaaggtacctgcatgacaaatttcaaacatctaacttgaatggtttagatttttcatacaaaaatatttttccgctaattcccgttcccgtgggaatttcgggaattcctttcttagtgcacctctacgttatctaaggtacctgcatgccaaatttcaaaagtctaacttgagtggtttagatttttcatacaaaaggattttcccgctaattcccgttcccgtaggaatttcgggaattcctttcttagtgcacctctacggtatctaaggtacctgcatgccaaatttcaaacgtctaacttgagtggtttagatttttcatacaaaaggatttcccttcactactctgctcctattgattgtagcgtgatgaaaagtatactatgacctgtccaggagtgtgaagaataattgtaccaagtttcattaaaatccgtccagtagtttttgtttctataaggaacatacagacagacagacagacagacagacagacagacagacagacagacagacagacagacagacaaaaattttactgattgcatttttggcatcagtatcgatcacttatcaccccctgatagttattttgaaaaaatatttaatgtacagaattgacctctctacagatttattataagtatagatattaacagactaactaaataattatttgtattttccttgtttattaaaatatgaaataattatttgcTGAATATATCACTACATAACATTGTTTATCTAATCCCATGCTATAAATCCTCTATAATAATTTCTGAACCAACTAGCTTACAGCTGTCATTATGACAGCAAACGTAATaacttttttctactcctctactttaatctggcatttaaataaccaaaaagtctaatataagtacatacataattaaactctttgaaaaagtgtacgctctatggcctataaaagcattgttgtttttttttttttcgacctggaaactggcacctttactttgtttggtgccatagatatactataaaaaaaaagtatacatttgccgccattttcccgcgcgttggaaaataaattggaaaatttttgtgtttcgtttaaaattacgtcgtcgtagaaaaagtattgtatgcaacgttgtataagaagggtcaaaaaatgctcgtggcgtctcttattgcgatgttcgccaaggctcacatcgcaactcacgccactcgcattttttgacccttcttatacaactgttgcataaaatactataggtAAATCGAATTTACATCGCATTCCGCCATTTTTGTTCGAtactattattgtaaaataaatttcaTAACATGGAATTAGATAAAGTCTTGTATGCAACTGTTATAATTATACCCTTTCCGCGTTTctctgttaaaataataatgtgaagGTGTCTATAATtagtaattatataatatgttttttttaaacaattgtttaattttttttatacgcAAAAGTTGATTTTTATAAGCAAATGATTTATATTGAACAATTACTATAAGAATTACttaatgattattttgtttgaaaataaagAAGCTGACTGAttacaattatttgtttttttttttatttcctgatATTTCCTTGTAAATATCATTTTGAGAAAAGGACATTCTGAGAAAAGGACATTTCGAGAAAGGGACATTTCGAGAAAAGAACATTTCGAGAAAAGGACATTTCGAGAAAAGGACATTTCGAGAAAAGGACATTTCGAGAAAAGGACATTTTGAGAAAGGACATTCTAAGAAAGGACATTTTGAGAATAGGACATTCTGAGAAAGGACATTTTGAGAATAGGACATTCTGCGCCCAGACGCTACAATGGCAGCAAGTCGAATGCAGCGGTGGGCCATTATTTTATCAGCTTACGATTACAAGGTGGAGTATGTAAAAACCACTGACAACAGCGCCGACGGACTGTCGCGCCTCCCCGCAAGGTCTTGTCCGGTTAATAAGGATTGTGAGAGAAGTTTACCAGAGCaaacttttttacattttgCACAAGAcgctttattattaaataacatagAAATTCGGAAACAAACTAGTAAGGATATAATTTTAGGACGAGTTCTAAGTTATATTAGGGATGGCTGGCCGGATAGTTGTGAGGTAACGGGGCTGCAACCGTTTTATAACAGGCGATCAGAGCTTTACGAGGAGCTGGGGTGCGTCATGTGGGGGCATAGGGTCGTCATCCCAGGGTCGTGTAGGGATAGCGTATTGTGGACTATACATGAACCGCACATGGGCATCGTCAAATCCAAGGCCCTAGCCCGCAGCTACGTGTGGTGGCCCGGAGTGGACGAGGCCGTGGAGGCGACATGCCGCGCGTGCAGCACGTGCGCCGCGCATTCGGACTCACCACCGCACCAGGCGCCGCGCTCCTGGCCGTGGCCGGCCCGTCCCTGGTCTAGAATCCACATAGACTTCCTAGGACCCATTTTCGGAAAAACATATTTGGTCATTGTGGATGCCACGTCTAAATGGATTGAAATATTCCATGTGCCGAGTACCGCAAGCCGTACGACTATTAGTAAACTAAGAGAACTCTGGAGTAGGTTTGGTATTCCAAAACAGGTAGTTTCGGATAACGGGCCTCCTTTCTCaggacaagattttggtttgtttctGCGCGAGGGGGGAGTAGAACATCTCCCGACGGCCCC
This sequence is a window from Pectinophora gossypiella unplaced genomic scaffold, ilPecGoss1.1 Pgos_41, whole genome shotgun sequence. Protein-coding genes within it:
- the LOC126381254 gene encoding uncharacterized protein K02A2.6-like, translating into MAASRMQRWAIILSAYDYKVEYVKTTDNSADGLSRLPARSCPVNKDCERSLPEQTFLHFAQDALLLNNIEIRKQTSKDIILGRVLSYIRDGWPDSCEVTGLQPFYNRRSELYEELGCVMWGHRVVIPGSCRDSVLWTIHEPHMGIVKSKALARSYVWWPGVDEAVEATCRACSTCAAHSDSPPHQAPRSWPWPARPWSRIHIDFLGPIFGKTYLVIVDATSKWIEIFHVPSTASRTTISKLRELWSRFGIPKQVVSDNGPPFSGQDFGLFLREGGVEHLPTAPYHPSSNGAAENAVRTLKRVIKKAVTEGKDTELALNTFLLYYRNTEHLTTGETPSMLLMGRRLRTHLDALKPDRDTKVIKSQKCQIDNAGGTDRVIRPGDEVWYRQFLKAEKWAPGVVVKANGTTDFQVIGEQGIQQHRHADQLKRRSQGSFVVPMDPKHGRQSQVNTNVSEVCIQSELAAVDSSPGHTSGVDSPARRQSRSTTPTTPTTETHPPAVPPRPEQRPIRQCRIRKIPNYKC